The proteins below come from a single Megalops cyprinoides isolate fMegCyp1 chromosome 5, fMegCyp1.pri, whole genome shotgun sequence genomic window:
- the LOC118778451 gene encoding two pore calcium channel protein 1-like: MSAGKAGNGCVSRPNSTGDAPAQISSYCVQFASADCGGYDIINNSVVSTPGLRDYTPRFGTLRQSWEMNYQEAAIYLQEGENNDMFCAHPRDPRALTAYLSAHNHLFYLLELLVAVLLMALSLAETPAVPSLQLDVYVHATLELLALVMVAFELSIKLRWLGFRTFIRHKRTMVKTGVLLLQFVEAIVVLVRQTSHMRVTRALRPIFLVDCRYCGAMRRNLRQIFQSLPPFLDILLLLFFFMLIFSVLGFYLFSPNTADPNFRTLENSIVSLFVLLTTANFPDVMMPAYSRNRWSCVFFIVYLSIELYFIMNLLLAVVFDTFNDVEKMKFKSLLLHKRSAIDHAFQLLVSRQKPDSVSLKQFDGLMRFYQPQMTARDRFLTFKALNHSGTPMLSPKDFYQFYEVIGLKWKARRSGGHWFDSLPRTTTLIFRGIQNLVKSKAFQYCMYTVVAVNGVWTLVGTYMLNRVFPWSKFVPWSYIVFLSIYVVEILLKILGLGPMDYFSSGWNVFDFLVTLLALLGLVAVAFDMEPFYFVVVLRPLQLLRLFKIKQTYRNVLDTMLELLPRMASVGLTLIILYYSFAIVGMEFFANVIYPNCCNTSTVADSYRQITITVGNHTIQDEGYYYLNNFNNILSTFVTLFELTVVNNWYITMEGVTSQTNHWSRLYFMSFYIITMVVMNVIVAFILDAFIFRMNYSRKNQEPEDENGIMFEVEMSRGEALSALELSKQTCPRSSNLNSLQEALLSMEHHGITSLVFLGQRSRTKSDLSMKMYDEEIQEWYEEYSQGRLLHD, translated from the exons ATGAGCGCTGGGAAGGCTGGTAATGGGTGTGTGAGTCGCCCCAACTCCACAGGCGACGCCCCTGCACAGATCTCCTCCTACTGTGTACAGTTTGCCTCTGCTG ATTGTGGTGGCTATGACATCATTAACAACTCTGTGGTCTCCACCCCGGGACTGAGGGACTACACACCGCGGTTTGGCACACTGCGGCAGAGCTGGGAGATGAACTACCAAGAGGCTGCCATCTACCTGCAG gagGGCGAGAACAACGACATGTTCTGTGCCCACCCCCGGGACCCGCGCGCGCTGACGGCCTACCTCTCTGCCCACAACCACCTGTTCtacctgctggagctgctggtggCCGTGCTGCTGATGGCCCTGTCGCTGGCCGAAACGCCCGCCGTCCCCTCATTGCAGCTGGACGTCTAC GTCCACGCCACCCTCGAGCTCCTGGCGCTGGTGATGGTGGCCTTCGAGCTGTCCATAAAGCTGCGCTGGCTGGGGTTCCGGACCTTCATTCGTCACAAGAGGACCATGGTTAAG ACTGGTGTTCTGCTGCTCCAGTTTGTGGAGGCCATTGTGGTTCTGGTCCGGCAGACGTCCCACATGCGGGTCACCCGGGCCCTCCGGCCCATCTTCCTTGTGGATTGCCGGTACTGTGGAGCCATGCGCAG GAATCTGCGGCAGATCTTCCAGTCCCTGCCTCCCTTCCTGGacatcctgctgctgctgttcttctTCATGCTCATCTTCTCCGTCCTGG GGTTTTATTTGTTCTCTCCAAATACCGCTGACCCA AACTTTAGAACTCTGGAAAACAGTATCGTCAGTCTGTTTGTGCTTCTGACCACAGCCAA CTTTCCGGATGTGATGATGCCAGCCTACTCCAGAAACCGCtggtcctgtgtgtttttcatcGTCTACCTGTCCATAGAGCTTTACTTCATCATGAACCTG CTCCTTGCGGTGGTGTTTGACACCTTCAATGATGTGGAGAAGATGAAGTTCAAATCGCTGCTGCTGCACAAGAGGTCAGCCATCGACCATGCTTTCCAGCTATTGGTCAGCAGGCAG aagCCGGACAGTGTTTCCCTCAAGCAGTTTGATGGACTGATGCGGTTCTACCAACCACAGATGACCGCGCGGGACCGCTTCCTCACCTTCAAGGCCCTCAACCACTCTGGCACCCCCATGCTGAG CCCAAAGGACTTTTATCAGTTCTATGAAGTTATTGGCCTCAAGTGGAAG GCACGGCGGAGTGGAGGGCACTGGTTTGATAGCCTACCGCGCACAACCACCCTCATCTTCAGAG GTATTCAAAACCTGGTCAAATCCAAAGCCTTCCAGTATTGCATGT ACACGGTTGTAGCAGTCAATGGTGTGTGGACCCTGGTGGGGACCTACATGTTGAACA GAGTGTTTCCTTGGTCCAAGTTTGTACCCTGGAGTTACATAGTCTTCCTCAGCA TTTATGTGGTGGAGATCCTGCTGAAAATCCTAGGTCTGGGCCCCATGGATTACTTCAGCTCAGGGTGGAATGT GTTTGATTTCCTGGTCACGCTCCTTGCCTTGCTCGGCCTGGTTGCCGTGGCCTTCGATATGGAGCCGTTCTACTTCGTCGTGGTCCTGCGGCCTCTGCAGCTTCTCCG GCTGTTCAAGATCAAGCAGACGTACCGCAACGTCCTGGATACCATGCTCGAGCTGCTTCCCAGGATGGCCAG TGTAGGACTGACTCTCATCATTTTGTACTACTCCTTTGCCATTGTGGGGATGGAGTTTTTTGCGAATGTCATCTATCCCAACTGCTGCAA CACCAGCACAGTGGCAGACTCCTACAGGCAGATCACCATCACCGTGGGCAACCACACCATCCAGGATGAGGGCTACTACTATCTAAACAACTTCAACAACATCCTCAGCACCTTCG TGACATTGTTTGAGCTGACAGTCGTCAACAACTGGTATATTACAATG GAaggagtgacatcacagaccaATCACTGGAGCCGTCTGTACTTCATGAGCTTTTACATCATCACGATG GTTGTAATGAACGTCATTGTGGCCTTCATACTGGATGCTTTCATCTTCAGAATGAATTACAGCCGCAAGAACCAGGAGCCGGAAG ATGAGAATGGCATCATGTTTGAGGTGGAGATGTCACGGGGTGAGGCCCTGTCTGCGCTGGAGCTCAGTAAGCAGACCTGCCCCAGAAGCTCCAACCTGAACTCCCTACAGGAAGCGCTACTGAGCATGGAGCACCATGGA ATCACCTCTCTGGTGTTCCTGGGTCAGAGGTCTCGCACCAAGAGTGACCTGAGCATGAAGATGTACGATGAAGAAATCCAG GAGTGGTATGAAGAGTACTCTCAGGGGAGGCTGCTGCATGACTGA